In Halobacterium noricense, the genomic stretch CTCGGTGACGCCCGCTGGCGAGAGGTCGCCGCGGCTCGCGGCGCGCACGAGCGGCGTCAACAACAGCAGGCAGCCGAACTGCGTGTTCGTCCCGCTGCCGTCGGCCATCCCCGCGACGGCTGTCTCGAAGGCGTCGCCGACCGGGCCGTCCTTGGCGGCGTCGAGGCCGTCGCGCGCACCCACCGCGCCAGCGAGGAACTGCTCGAAGTGGAGGTCCGCGAGGTCGCGCTCGCGGTCGACGTTCCCGGGTTTCGGCGTGCCCGCGACCTCCACGAGCAGCGCGAGTTCGGCGTGCTCGGCGGGCGTCACAGGAACCACTCCTTGACCGCGGCGTACACCGATTGCACGTGCTCGGGGTCGCGGCTCGGTCGGCCGACGCTGACCGCGTCCGCACCGTACGCGAGATACTCGAAGACGTCCTCCCGATTGCGGACGCCGTTGTTCGCGACGACGAAGCAGTCCGTCGCCTCGGCGACGTCGCGGACGACGCGCCGCGAATCCATCGCGTCCACGTGGATTGCATCGGCACCGGCGCGCTCGATGGCTTTTGCGAGCGTCGGCAAGTGGACGCCCTCGACTTCCGCGCGGACTTTCACGGAGACTGCCGCGCCTACGTCGCTGGCCGTCTCGACCTGCTCGCAGAGTCGCTCGATGTCCCGCAGCAGCGCCTCGCCAGCGCCGACATCGCACATCTCGTCCTGCCGGCAGTGCGCGTTCACTTCGAGTATCGCGTCGTGGTCGGCGCAGACCGCCGCAGCCTCCCGTAGCGGGTCGAGTTCGACCGCGCGGGCGTTTACGCCCGCGCGGAGGAACGCGTCGTCGAGTTCGGCGAGCTGGTCGTCGACGAACGCGATTGGGTCCGCAGGGAGGAACTCCTCGCGGTCGCGTTCGACCATCGCACGGGCGGCCTCGCGGGTCGGTTCGTCGATGGCGATGCCGCCGAGGAAGGCTGCGCCGGCGGGGCGCGCGCAGGCTTCTGCCCACTCGGCGTCAGACTCACCGCTGAGGCTCGCGAGCGCGACGCGCGGCGCGAACATCAGGCCACCTCCCCGCTCGCGCGCTGGAGTGCCTCACGGCACGCACGAGCGACCCGTTCGGCGTCCGCGTCGTCGTTCATCTCGGTGTCCGTGTGGACGACCGGCCGGTCGAGGCTCGTGCCATCGGCGTCGTCGAGCACGAACGCGTCCGCGAACGGGTAGGCGTCCGCGACGCCCGCCGTCGACGGGTCGTAGCCGACTGCCGCCATCAGTTTCGCCGCCGGCCCGGAGAACACCTCGTCCTCGACGAATGGAGAGACGGCGACAACTGTGGACTCGCGGAGCGCCTCGCGCACGCCGTCGAGGGCGAGCATCGGGCCGATGCTCGTGACGGGGTTCGAGGGGCCGATAATCACGGGGCCGTCCCGGAGCGCGTCGAGGGCGGCGTCTGCGGGTGCGGCGTCCTCCGCGCCCCGGAACGCCACGTCCTCGACCGCGGGGTCGCCGTTCTCCGCGACCCAGAATTCCTGAAAGTGAAGTTCGCCGTCGGGCGTGTGGACGATGGTTGCGACCGGGTCGTCGCTCATCGGCACGACGTCGGCCCTGAGGTCGAAGGCGTCCGCGAGCGTCCGCGTGACCTCCGTGAGGGAGTTGCCTTCGTCGAGGAGGCTGGTGCGGAGCACGTGGACCGCGCGGTCGCGGTCGCCGATGAACATGAACTCCGAGGCCGCGGAGAACCGCCGCCAGCGCGCGAGGTCGCGGCCCGTCGTCTGTCGGTCGTCGGGGAGGTAGCGCGGGCCCGGTTCGATGCCGGCGTTCCGCGAGAGGTCGGCGAGGTAGTCGTGGGTCGTCGCGTCGTCGCCCTCGATGCCCCACCACGTCTCGCGGTCCAGTACGTCGCCGCCCTCGAAGAGCACGGTGTCGACGTCGGGACAGACGAGCACGCCGCCGAGTTCCACGTCGTCACCGGTGTTCGCGACGACCGTGAGTTCGGCGGGGTCGAAGACCTCGCGGCCGCCCGCGAGGAGTTTGGGGGTGCCCGTCCCCCCGGCGAGGAACGTCGTCATGGCTCGTCGTCGGGGCGCAGTCCGGTAAACCCTTGCGTCACCGGAGTACGAGCGCAGAAGCAGACCGGAGAGAATCAGGCGGAGGTGTTCGCGCGCGCCTCGTCGAGCCACGCGGGCTCGGAGACGGTCGTCGAGCCGACGTCGACGTACCGCTGGCCGACGGAGACGGACGCTTCGCCGCTGCCCGTGTCGACGGATATCGAGTACCCGAACCGCTTCACGAGACCGTCGTCGGTGATGTGGACGTTCGCGCTGACGTTCGTGATGTTCTCCGTGTCGAGGTTGGCGAAGCCGGGCGCGGACTCGTTGACGGCGTCGACGCCGTTGGCCTCGTAGACGTGCACAGTCGTGCCGTCGACGCTCTCAGTGCCGGTGTGGGAGAATTCGAACAGGCCGACGAACGACGCCAGCTGGCCGCTCGTGAGCCGGGACGCGTTCGGGCTCTGCTGGGGGACCGTATACTGGGTCTGGTTGCCCGCGGTGACGCGTTGGAACGCCGTGTCGTTGCCATAGCCGAACTGCTGGACGTTCTGACTGCCGACCGTCCGGTTGGAGAAGTACGCACCCGAGGCGAGGTCGAGGGCGGTCGAGCCCTCACGGGTGAGCGACTGGTCGCCCTGCGACTGGGTCGACGTGGTGGTGAGCGTGAACGACCCGGCCTCGCGAACCACGGCCTCGTGGT encodes the following:
- a CDS encoding tRNA-dihydrouridine synthase; the protein is MFAPRVALASLSGESDAEWAEACARPAGAAFLGGIAIDEPTREAARAMVERDREEFLPADPIAFVDDQLAELDDAFLRAGVNARAVELDPLREAAAVCADHDAILEVNAHCRQDEMCDVGAGEALLRDIERLCEQVETASDVGAAVSVKVRAEVEGVHLPTLAKAIERAGADAIHVDAMDSRRVVRDVAEATDCFVVANNGVRNREDVFEYLAYGADAVSVGRPSRDPEHVQSVYAAVKEWFL
- a CDS encoding DUF7537 family lipoprotein, translated to MRKQIAAVAVAALLVFAGCSAGGGGGTTAPGTADGAAPVYESPLNGTTVAENHEAVVREAGSFTLTTTSTQSQGDQSLTREGSTALDLASGAYFSNRTVGSQNVQQFGYGNDTAFQRVTAGNQTQYTVPQQSPNASRLTSGQLASFVGLFEFSHTGTESVDGTTVHVYEANGVDAVNESAPGFANLDTENITNVSANVHITDDGLVKRFGYSISVDTGSGEASVSVGQRYVDVGSTTVSEPAWLDEARANTSA
- the cofD gene encoding 2-phospho-L-lactate transferase, which gives rise to MTTFLAGGTGTPKLLAGGREVFDPAELTVVANTGDDVELGGVLVCPDVDTVLFEGGDVLDRETWWGIEGDDATTHDYLADLSRNAGIEPGPRYLPDDRQTTGRDLARWRRFSAASEFMFIGDRDRAVHVLRTSLLDEGNSLTEVTRTLADAFDLRADVVPMSDDPVATIVHTPDGELHFQEFWVAENGDPAVEDVAFRGAEDAAPADAALDALRDGPVIIGPSNPVTSIGPMLALDGVREALRESTVVAVSPFVEDEVFSGPAAKLMAAVGYDPSTAGVADAYPFADAFVLDDADGTSLDRPVVHTDTEMNDDADAERVARACREALQRASGEVA